One genomic segment of Rhodopirellula islandica includes these proteins:
- a CDS encoding S1C family serine protease, which produces MSALKRSLFVGLVVMNVSLILLVIALLVRRSEVDRSLQPSTEVTSPGPRSSGSGSTETATRRNSYVVERTANEGEVARETMGISAASETPDSESRTIELFRVTSPSVVHITTSKVARDFLSMNLQEIPQGSGTGFVWDKVGHIVTNNHVIQNADVAMVAFDDQTSFPAKLVGVAPDKDLAVLRIDAPAKRLRPIPRGVSADLEVGRTALAIGNPFGLDQTLTTGVISALGREIKSDSGIPIKDVIQTDAAINPGNSGGPLLDRSGQLIGVNTAIYSPSGAYAGIGFAIPVDTVRWVVPELIEHGRIIRPGIAITVASDSMSKRFKLPPGVLILEVPDASSAAEAGLMPTRRTRFGDIVLGDIIVAVDNHQVTSTADLTLIFENYERGDVVDVTVLRQGTELVLPVELETLD; this is translated from the coding sequence GGCTTGGTGGTGATGAATGTGAGTTTGATACTCCTGGTCATCGCACTTCTGGTTCGCCGTTCTGAGGTCGATCGGTCTTTGCAACCATCGACAGAGGTCACTTCTCCAGGGCCGCGTTCAAGTGGAAGCGGATCCACTGAGACCGCCACGCGACGCAATTCGTATGTAGTGGAGCGGACGGCGAATGAGGGCGAGGTCGCTCGCGAAACGATGGGCATTTCCGCAGCAAGCGAAACGCCGGATTCTGAGTCGCGGACGATTGAACTGTTCCGGGTGACATCACCATCGGTCGTCCACATCACGACCTCCAAGGTGGCTCGCGATTTCCTCAGCATGAACTTGCAGGAGATACCGCAGGGCAGTGGGACCGGATTTGTTTGGGACAAAGTCGGGCACATCGTGACCAACAATCATGTCATTCAAAACGCCGACGTGGCGATGGTGGCGTTTGATGATCAAACCAGCTTTCCGGCGAAATTGGTGGGCGTTGCCCCGGACAAAGATCTTGCCGTGTTGCGAATCGATGCCCCTGCGAAACGGCTTCGTCCTATCCCGCGAGGTGTCTCAGCTGATTTGGAAGTGGGGCGGACCGCGCTTGCGATTGGCAACCCTTTCGGATTGGATCAGACCCTCACGACGGGCGTCATCAGTGCGCTCGGTCGCGAAATCAAGTCGGACTCGGGGATCCCAATCAAGGATGTGATTCAAACCGACGCGGCGATCAACCCTGGCAACAGTGGCGGGCCGTTGTTGGATCGTTCAGGGCAATTGATTGGCGTCAACACAGCGATCTACAGCCCCTCGGGAGCTTACGCCGGAATTGGATTCGCGATTCCTGTCGACACGGTTCGTTGGGTGGTTCCCGAGTTGATTGAACACGGGCGAATCATCCGCCCCGGAATCGCAATCACGGTTGCCAGCGATTCAATGAGCAAGCGGTTCAAGTTGCCGCCGGGCGTCTTGATTCTGGAGGTGCCTGATGCCAGCAGCGCTGCGGAGGCAGGATTGATGCCGACGCGTCGAACCCGCTTCGGGGACATCGTGCTGGGCGATATCATTGTGGCGGTGGACAATCATCAGGTCACTTCGACGGCGGATTTGACGCTGATTTTTGAGAACTACGAGCGTGGT